The following proteins come from a genomic window of Cydia pomonella isolate Wapato2018A chromosome 28, ilCydPomo1, whole genome shotgun sequence:
- the LOC133533055 gene encoding putative fatty acyl-CoA reductase CG5065 encodes MGFLEERDFDKVPSIKEFYKGKTILITGGSGFMGKVLIEKLLYSCTDLDRIYLLMRSKKGVKSEDRLAALYSTDYLYDRLKRERPGVFESKVHVIAGDILERGLGLSEEDRTLLVNRVNIIFHVAASVRFDDPLTFACKLNLQGTKEIVDLAKEITDLKALVHVSTSYSNTNRDPIEEVMYPPHADWRDTLKVCENIDEHTLRIVTPKYLGVLPNTYVFTKQLAEHVVYEHKGQLPAVIIRPSIVISSVSEPMPGWIENFNGPVGILVACGKGIMRSLYSDPSLTADYIPVDVSIKNIIAAAWARGTKPLEPTDDIEIYNSCAGKLNNITMGELVENGKKMGAEIPLNDSLWMVGGSITTSKTIHYIKVLFLHLLPAVFIDLVLWILGKKPMLIKIQRRIYIANLALRYYVTKQWTFTNQNFVKLRSRIKKEDQEEFYYDVENVDKFDYFMQCIIGGRRYLLKEKDEDLPMARAHYKRVYWLDKFVNCVFYGFLFWKIANSSYLQEFILGFRELF; translated from the exons GTTTCATGGGCAAAGTGCTGATAGAGAAGCTGCTATACTCATGTACGGACCTGGACCGTATTTACTTGCTGATGAGGTCCAAAAAAGGCGTCAAATCAGAGGACCGGCTGGCGGCGCTGTACTCCACTGAT TACCTGTACGACCGTTTGAAGAGAGAAAGACCAGGCGTGTTTGAGTCTAAGGTCCACGTGATAGCTGGAGACATCCTGGAAAGAGGATTAG GACTGTCCGAGGAAGACCGCACTCTCCTAGTCAACCGAGTCAACATCATATTCCACGTAGCAGCCAGTGTTAG ATTTGATGATCCTCTGACATTTGCTTGCAAATTGAACTTGCAAGGGACGAAAGAAATCGTTGATTTGGCGAAAGAAATTACCGATCTAAAG gCTCTGGTCCACGTCTCTACGTCGTACTCTAACACTAACCGAGACCCCATCGAGGAGGTGATGTACCCTCCTCACGCTGATTGGCGAGATACCCTCAAAGTGTGCGAGAATATAGACGAACATACTCTGAGGATCGTGACGCCTAA GTATCTTGGCGTGCTTCCAAACACCTACGTGTTTACGAAACAATTGGCAGAGCATGTCGTGTACGAGCATAAGGGGCAACTCCCCGCTGTCATCATAAGACCTTCCATTG TAATTTCAAGTGTCTCGGAGCCGATGCCGGGATGGATTGAAAACTTTAATGGACCAGTCGGGATCCttgttgcctgtggaaaag GGATTATGCGAAGTCTATACTCAGATCCATCTCTCACAGCCGATTACATTCCTGTTGATGTCTCCATCAAGAACATCATCGCAGCTGCCTGGGCTAGAGGAACCAAGCC ACTAGAGCCGACAGACGACATCGAGATCTACAACTCCTGCGCAGGAAAGCTCAACAACATTACAATGGGGGAGCTTGTTGAGAACGGCAAGAAAATGGGGGCTGAGATACCCCTCAACGACAGTCTGTGGATGGTGGGCGGGTCTATTACCACCTCCAAAACTATACATTACATCAAG gttttatttttgcatcTTTTACCGGCTGTATTCATCGATCTCGTTTTGTGGATACTGGGAAAGAAGCCAAT gttaataaaaatacaaaggaGAATCTATATCGCAAATCTCGCTCTCCGCTACTATGTCACCAAGCAGTGGACCTTCACCAACCAGAACTTTGTGAAGCTTAGATCCAg GATAAAGAAAGAGGACCAGGAAGAGTTCTACTACGATGTTGAAAACGTGGATAAATTCGATTACTTCATGCAGTGCATCATCGGTGGCCGCAGATACTTGCTGAAGGAAAAAGACGAAGATTTGCCCATGGCCAGGGCGCACTACAAAAG GGTATACTGGCTGGACAAATTCGTGAACTGCGTTTTCTACGGATTCTTATTCTGGAAGATTGCCAATTCGAGTTATCTCCAGGAGTTCATTCTTGGCTTTAGGGAACTGTTCTAA